One genomic window of Actinoalloteichus hoggarensis includes the following:
- a CDS encoding ADP-ribosylglycohydrolase family protein gives MTITDPLSRSLVSLRGLALGDALGSQFFVPDNRPYLDEHRPPPGPWQWTDDTEMACSVVAVLAEHGRIDQDALAEGFAVRHDFDRGYGPSTNRLLRLVREGGSWRDLVTAAFDGRGSWGNGAAMRIPPLGAWYAGDPRRAAREAARSAEVTHAHPEGIAGAVAVAVAASLVADTGQTDPADLISAVLELTPLGQVHDGIAAARELLTVDSADVVARQLGNGSRTSAQDTVPFALWAALTRRDDFRTAFWTTASVGGDVDTTCAIVGGIVAAGGAEPPRSWSECREPLPDWSPDDVET, from the coding sequence ATGACGATCACCGACCCGCTGTCCCGATCACTGGTCTCCCTGCGCGGTCTCGCGCTCGGCGATGCGCTCGGCTCCCAGTTCTTCGTCCCCGACAACCGCCCTTACCTCGACGAACATCGTCCGCCGCCCGGTCCGTGGCAGTGGACCGACGACACCGAGATGGCCTGCTCGGTCGTCGCCGTCCTCGCCGAGCACGGTCGGATCGATCAGGACGCTCTGGCGGAGGGCTTCGCCGTCCGACACGACTTCGATCGCGGCTACGGGCCGTCGACCAACCGTCTGCTGCGGCTGGTCAGGGAAGGCGGTTCGTGGCGCGACCTGGTGACGGCCGCCTTCGACGGGCGCGGCTCCTGGGGCAACGGCGCGGCGATGCGCATCCCGCCGCTCGGCGCCTGGTACGCCGGTGATCCGCGGCGAGCGGCGCGGGAGGCGGCACGGTCCGCCGAGGTCACCCACGCACACCCCGAGGGCATCGCGGGCGCGGTGGCCGTGGCGGTCGCCGCGTCTCTGGTCGCGGACACCGGCCAGACCGACCCCGCCGATCTGATCTCGGCCGTGCTCGAGCTGACCCCGCTGGGACAGGTCCACGACGGCATCGCCGCGGCACGGGAACTACTGACCGTCGACTCGGCGGACGTCGTCGCCCGGCAGCTCGGCAACGGCTCCCGGACCAGCGCCCAGGACACCGTCCCCTTCGCACTGTGGGCGGCGCTCACCCGGCGTGACGACTTCCGCACGGCGTTCTGGACCACCGCGAGCGTGGGCGGCGACGTCGACACCACCTGCGCGATCGTCGGCGGCATCGTGGCGGCAGGCGGCGCGGAGCCGCCGCGCTCCTGGAGCGAGTGCCGTGAACCGCTGCCGGACTGGAGCCCGGACGACGTGGAGACCTGA